A section of the Pseudovibrio sp. M1P-2-3 genome encodes:
- a CDS encoding FUSC family protein produces the protein MDHREKIRPYFHHHEALRTAFIVTLGAFLALIVQANDPWWAAISAFTVSNADWRGFFAKAIQRTLGTVVGGLSGFAIAYALRDDPILQAVVLFVLSALSIYKNLTSYFGYAWLLGTATAMIPFYYSILDIEQMYEAMQDRIVTVCLGILAAAAVSVLLSPPHKWRASITMSHMDMGILPRRWVWRTSLSAGLVALTAPILFAGHDLGGMIQIVFTSLVCLAGDISSIRHIALSRFIGCAVGGSLGLLVVMMGIQYFPLWVLMFFVGMYMIAGWHHNGTRWAYAGTQAGFAFIVCVMTSSGPVDSIRPVLDRFNGIVIGISMTLLFMVLIGIAQGEAFLWWRRKTDPIDEK, from the coding sequence ATGGATCATAGGGAAAAAATAAGACCTTATTTTCATCACCACGAAGCGCTGCGAACGGCGTTTATTGTGACGCTAGGTGCATTTCTGGCTTTAATCGTGCAGGCAAATGACCCTTGGTGGGCGGCAATCTCTGCTTTTACTGTTTCTAATGCGGACTGGAGAGGTTTTTTTGCAAAAGCAATCCAGCGTACGCTTGGAACAGTTGTCGGTGGTCTGTCAGGGTTTGCAATCGCTTATGCCCTTCGTGATGATCCGATTCTGCAGGCTGTTGTCCTTTTTGTCCTCTCTGCCCTGTCTATCTATAAAAACCTGACCAGTTATTTTGGCTATGCGTGGCTGCTTGGCACTGCCACAGCGATGATCCCCTTCTATTACTCCATTCTTGATATTGAACAGATGTACGAGGCTATGCAAGACCGCATCGTCACGGTTTGCCTCGGCATTCTTGCAGCTGCCGCCGTCTCTGTTCTTCTTTCCCCACCCCACAAGTGGCGGGCCAGTATCACCATGAGCCACATGGATATGGGTATACTGCCAAGGCGCTGGGTGTGGCGCACGTCTCTGTCTGCCGGACTGGTGGCGTTGACGGCTCCCATCTTGTTTGCGGGGCATGATCTGGGGGGCATGATCCAGATCGTCTTCACGTCTCTTGTGTGTTTGGCAGGTGATATTTCCAGCATACGGCACATCGCTCTTTCAAGGTTTATTGGCTGCGCGGTGGGTGGGTCGCTGGGTCTTTTGGTGGTGATGATGGGAATTCAGTACTTTCCGCTGTGGGTTCTCATGTTCTTTGTGGGAATGTACATGATCGCGGGCTGGCATCACAACGGAACCCGCTGGGCCTATGCGGGGACGCAAGCCGGTTTTGCTTTTATTGTATGTGTCATGACCTCAAGCGGACCGGTGGACTCTATCAGGCCGGTGCTGGACCGTTTCAATGGCATTGTCATCGGCATCAGCATGACGCTGCTCTTCATGGTTCTCATAGGTATCGCGCAGGGCGAGGCGTTTTTATGGTGGAGACGAAAAACGGATCCGATAGATGAAAAGTGA
- a CDS encoding lysophospholipid acyltransferase family protein, with protein sequence MNTIRTLIYNTAFYSSTLILMLVALPVFLLPRKYGMWVMTCWSVLGRFWLRWLVGIKSEFRGTEHIIQGGCIVASQHQSAWDTFGMCALLHDQAIVIKKQLLYIPLFGWYEKKFKLIAVRRDSRIHAMGDMVKQAKAAIKEERNILIFPEGTRRAPGAVPQYKSGIYFIYKRLNCPVVPAALNSGLYWPRRDILNPPGTIRVEFLPAIPPGLPKKEFMSELSQRIESASDRLLNESELEVPDNPLLKAARERQKQWQENGKTECAPEKPKTLT encoded by the coding sequence ATGAATACAATAAGAACGCTTATTTATAATACAGCTTTTTATTCCTCTACCCTGATATTGATGCTTGTGGCCCTGCCCGTATTCTTGCTACCGCGAAAGTATGGAATGTGGGTCATGACGTGCTGGTCTGTTTTGGGGCGGTTTTGGTTGCGCTGGCTCGTCGGAATTAAATCCGAGTTTAGAGGAACCGAACATATTATCCAAGGTGGATGTATTGTTGCGTCCCAGCATCAATCCGCATGGGACACGTTTGGTATGTGCGCCTTACTCCACGATCAAGCCATTGTAATTAAAAAGCAGCTTTTATACATCCCACTCTTTGGATGGTATGAAAAGAAATTCAAGCTTATTGCTGTTCGCAGAGATAGCCGTATCCACGCAATGGGCGACATGGTGAAACAGGCCAAAGCAGCGATTAAAGAAGAGCGAAATATACTTATATTTCCAGAGGGTACCCGCAGGGCCCCAGGAGCTGTTCCCCAGTACAAATCCGGTATCTACTTTATCTACAAAAGACTGAATTGCCCCGTTGTCCCTGCGGCTTTAAACTCGGGCCTGTACTGGCCAAGGCGTGACATTCTTAATCCGCCTGGAACTATTCGCGTTGAATTTCTTCCCGCCATTCCACCAGGCCTTCCCAAAAAAGAATTTATGTCAGAGCTATCTCAAAGAATTGAGAGCGCTTCAGACAGGCTCTTGAACGAGTCAGAACTAGAAGTTCCAGACAATCCGCTACTTAAAGCAGCGCGTGAGCGGCAAAAACAGTGGCAGGAGAACGGCAAGACTGAATGCGCCCCTGAGAAACCAAAGACACTGACCTAA
- a CDS encoding phosphoribosylformylglycinamidine synthase-associated small membrane protein, whose translation MSDDTGKIIRFMIIKAAVFILLPAALSVLAVLLLL comes from the coding sequence ATGAGCGATGACACCGGTAAAATCATCAGGTTTATGATCATTAAAGCCGCTGTGTTTATCCTCTTGCCCGCCGCCCTGTCGGTGCTGGCAGTTCTCCTTCTTCTTTAA
- a CDS encoding FUSC family protein: MDQKGTPVLSFDYKVALRTAFIVTVAAIAGLAVHADDPWWAGISAFTVAHADWSGVFSKSFQRLLGTITGGVLGFMVAYAVRNEPLLQAAVLFALGALATYKHLTTSYGYAWLLGIATALIAMYFSLWDIEQMYERVLDRIFCVCIGVLVAGLGTYLLALPKHFRTSTVMVHGDPKTLPYKWIIRMSLCGGSVAVTAPIVFAGHDLTAMMQIVFTSLVCLSGNITSIRHLAAARFLGCGVGGSLGIFFVMLGIQSFFLWAILFFFAMFFLAGWHHNGTRWAYAGTQAGFAFIICAMTTSGPVASILPVLDRFYGIFIGIILTLVYLALFGIAQGEKLSWLVRREDRFNEK; this comes from the coding sequence TGATCCATGGTGGGCTGGCATTTCAGCTTTTACGGTTGCACATGCGGATTGGAGCGGTGTCTTCTCCAAGTCTTTCCAACGCTTGCTTGGGACCATTACTGGTGGTGTTCTGGGCTTTATGGTGGCCTATGCCGTACGCAATGAGCCTCTTTTGCAAGCTGCTGTGCTGTTCGCGCTGGGTGCCCTTGCCACCTATAAGCACTTAACAACGTCCTACGGGTATGCGTGGTTGCTGGGCATTGCGACTGCATTGATCGCCATGTACTTCTCTCTCTGGGATATTGAGCAGATGTATGAAAGGGTTCTGGACAGGATTTTCTGTGTGTGCATCGGCGTCCTTGTTGCCGGCCTTGGCACTTACCTGCTGGCGTTGCCCAAGCACTTTCGAACAAGTACTGTGATGGTGCACGGGGACCCCAAAACCCTGCCCTATAAGTGGATTATCCGCATGTCCTTATGCGGAGGGAGCGTTGCAGTGACAGCGCCCATTGTATTTGCGGGCCATGACCTGACAGCGATGATGCAGATTGTGTTTACATCTCTCGTATGCCTTTCAGGAAATATTACCAGCATTCGCCACTTGGCCGCCGCCCGCTTTCTTGGCTGTGGTGTTGGCGGCTCTTTGGGCATTTTCTTTGTGATGCTCGGCATTCAGTCCTTTTTCCTTTGGGCAATCCTGTTTTTCTTTGCCATGTTTTTTCTGGCGGGCTGGCATCACAATGGCACGCGCTGGGCCTATGCGGGCACGCAAGCGGGATTTGCCTTTATTATTTGTGCAATGACCACAAGCGGGCCAGTGGCCTCCATTCTCCCTGTATTGGACCGTTTCTACGGTATTTTCATAGGGATCATCCTGACGCTGGTCTACCTAGCTCTCTTCGGCATTGCTCAAGGTGAGAAACTTTCTTGGCTGGTGAGGCGAGAGGACCGCTTTAATGAAAAATAA
- a CDS encoding DUF1476 domain-containing protein, translating to MTTFDDREKSFEGTFSATEQTRFKAVARRNKLLGLWAAEKLALDTAKTEELTTSLVSAEISHPDGDEVFKIVYESLQAGGVDQSEHQVRRTMDQLLAQAHEELKQNV from the coding sequence ATGACAACATTTGACGATCGTGAAAAAAGTTTTGAAGGGACTTTCTCAGCAACTGAGCAAACCCGCTTTAAAGCTGTTGCGCGCAGAAATAAACTGCTGGGCCTGTGGGCCGCGGAAAAACTGGCGCTTGATACCGCTAAAACCGAAGAGTTGACCACCTCTCTCGTTTCCGCAGAAATTAGCCACCCAGATGGCGATGAAGTTTTCAAAATAGTCTATGAATCCCTTCAGGCGGGCGGAGTTGACCAATCAGAACATCAAGTGCGGCGCACCATGGACCAGCTTCTGGCGCAGGCCCATGAAGAGCTCAAGCAAAACGTTTGA
- the purC gene encoding phosphoribosylaminoimidazolesuccinocarboxamide synthase — MNRRRRIYEGKAKILYEGPEPGTLIQHFKDDATAFNNQKHEVIDGKGVLNNRISEYIFNHLNNLGIPTHFIRRLNMREQLIHEVEVIPIEVVVRNVAAGSLCKRLGVQEGTRLPRSIIEFYYKNDELGDPLVSEEHITSFGWATPQELDDMMAMAIRINDFLSGMFIAVGIRLVDFKIEMGRHIDGDLMRVVLADEISPDSCRLWDVESNEKMDKDRFRQNMGGMVEAYQDVARRLGILIDNERPSGSGPVLVK, encoded by the coding sequence ATGAATCGCCGCCGACGTATTTACGAGGGCAAGGCTAAAATCCTTTACGAAGGACCAGAGCCCGGAACGCTAATTCAGCATTTCAAAGACGACGCAACTGCTTTTAATAACCAAAAACACGAGGTTATTGATGGTAAGGGGGTTCTGAATAACCGGATTTCCGAGTACATTTTCAACCACCTGAATAATCTGGGTATTCCAACCCACTTTATTCGCCGCCTGAACATGCGCGAGCAGCTTATCCATGAAGTGGAAGTGATTCCGATTGAAGTGGTGGTGCGCAACGTTGCTGCCGGTTCTTTGTGTAAGCGTTTGGGTGTTCAGGAAGGCACGCGCCTGCCCCGCTCCATTATCGAGTTCTACTATAAGAACGACGAGCTGGGTGACCCGCTGGTCTCTGAGGAACATATCACCTCCTTCGGCTGGGCCACTCCGCAGGAGCTGGATGACATGATGGCTATGGCCATCCGCATCAATGACTTCCTTTCGGGCATGTTCATTGCCGTTGGCATTCGTCTTGTTGATTTTAAAATCGAAATGGGACGCCACATTGACGGTGATTTGATGCGCGTTGTGCTTGCCGACGAGATCTCTCCCGACAGCTGCCGCCTGTGGGATGTGGAAAGCAACGAGAAGATGGACAAGGACCGGTTCCGCCAGAATATGGGCGGCATGGTTGAGGCCTATCAAGATGTTGCCCGGCGCCTTGGTATTTTGATCGATAACGAGCGCCCCTCCGGCTCAGGCCCTGTTCTGGTTAAATAG
- the chrA gene encoding chromate efflux transporter: MSDKRKEPSLREEDQDANRFGGSPWEVLKVFSKLGVTSFGGPIAHLGYFRHELVERRRWLGEERYADLVALCQFLPGPASSQVGFALGLLRAGPLGALAAFIGFTLPSVVIMVAFAYGANLFGGPIGSGIIHGLKLVAVAVVSQAVWGMARSLCPDKERAAIALVALFIVVLITSAAGQIFAIGIGAVLGLWLCRSPIESAQPHIAFPVNRPVAIASRTCLFLLFFGLPFLSIGKEQHFLSVFDGFFRAGALVFGGGHVVLPLLENSVVEPGWVSEQTFLAGYGAAQAIPGPLFTFASFLGASMSEGGMGLWYALIATIGIFLPGFLILIGVLPFWNTISTKSLPRAAMRGANAAVVGILGAALYSPVFTSAVQTKLDLALALSGFTLLVVWKLPPWVVVLLLAFCGMLVSMYG, encoded by the coding sequence ATGAGTGATAAAAGAAAAGAGCCGTCTTTGAGGGAAGAGGATCAAGATGCGAATCGGTTCGGCGGTTCGCCTTGGGAGGTCTTAAAGGTCTTCAGCAAGCTGGGCGTAACTTCCTTCGGCGGGCCTATTGCGCATTTGGGCTACTTCCGGCACGAGCTGGTGGAAAGGCGCAGGTGGCTGGGTGAAGAGCGCTATGCGGACCTTGTGGCCCTGTGCCAGTTTCTGCCCGGTCCTGCCAGTTCGCAGGTTGGCTTTGCGCTGGGCTTGCTGCGGGCAGGGCCTTTGGGCGCACTAGCTGCATTCATCGGTTTCACACTACCCTCTGTGGTGATAATGGTCGCCTTTGCCTATGGGGCGAACCTGTTTGGCGGCCCAATTGGCTCCGGCATTATTCATGGGTTGAAGTTAGTAGCTGTTGCGGTTGTCTCGCAAGCGGTGTGGGGCATGGCCCGCAGCCTGTGCCCGGATAAGGAACGGGCGGCCATTGCTCTTGTTGCCTTATTTATAGTGGTGTTAATTACCAGCGCCGCAGGACAGATTTTTGCAATTGGTATAGGGGCAGTCTTGGGCCTTTGGCTTTGCCGTTCACCTATTGAAAGCGCGCAGCCTCACATTGCCTTTCCAGTGAACCGGCCGGTCGCTATTGCCAGTCGCACTTGTTTATTTCTGCTGTTTTTTGGCCTACCCTTTCTATCGATCGGAAAAGAGCAGCATTTTCTTTCAGTATTCGACGGTTTTTTCAGGGCAGGAGCTCTTGTTTTTGGCGGCGGGCATGTGGTGTTGCCGCTGTTGGAAAATTCGGTGGTAGAGCCGGGCTGGGTGAGTGAGCAGACATTCCTTGCCGGTTACGGCGCAGCTCAAGCTATCCCCGGTCCTTTATTCACCTTCGCCAGTTTTCTGGGGGCGTCCATGTCCGAGGGGGGCATGGGGCTTTGGTACGCACTCATTGCTACTATTGGTATATTCCTCCCCGGCTTTTTGATTCTCATCGGTGTATTGCCGTTCTGGAACACGATATCCACCAAATCCCTACCGCGGGCTGCCATGCGCGGCGCTAATGCAGCTGTTGTGGGCATTTTGGGTGCAGCTCTTTATTCGCCAGTGTTCACCAGTGCGGTGCAGACAAAACTGGACTTAGCTCTGGCGCTCAGCGGGTTTACTTTGCTGGTGGTGTGGAAGCTGCCGCCATGGGTGGTTGTGCTGTTGCTCGCTTTTTGTGGGATGCTGGTTTCTATGTATGGTTAA
- a CDS encoding MarR family winged helix-turn-helix transcriptional regulator → MQKKRTIHEVALRLHFDVKMQLVSRMAEVKRMEFAPQQLRAMRHIWHHGQCTSMDLVKTLKRDKGQISRIIDELCKDEMVERIPNPEDKRSRLLILSQKGYDFFAHVEAVEAEFSEAMIKNISPEELEVFFSVSDRISENLKNID, encoded by the coding sequence ATGCAGAAAAAACGTACCATTCATGAGGTTGCTCTCAGGCTCCACTTCGACGTCAAAATGCAACTGGTTAGCAGGATGGCCGAAGTTAAGAGAATGGAGTTTGCTCCCCAACAACTGCGGGCAATGCGCCACATCTGGCACCACGGCCAATGCACCTCAATGGATCTGGTGAAAACACTGAAACGGGACAAAGGGCAGATAAGCCGGATAATTGACGAGCTTTGTAAGGATGAAATGGTTGAACGGATACCCAATCCTGAAGACAAGCGCAGCAGGCTCCTTATTCTTTCGCAAAAGGGCTATGACTTTTTCGCCCATGTGGAAGCCGTTGAAGCTGAATTTTCCGAGGCAATGATAAAGAACATCAGCCCTGAAGAACTGGAGGTCTTTTTCTCGGTTTCCGACCGTATTTCGGAAAACCTCAAGAACATCGACTAG
- a CDS encoding serine hydrolase translates to MIRKTGFAATAAFLLLTVSAQAFTQDEFDRAVEEIFSPLMETFDIPGLAVGITYQGKHYTYSQGLAERKNRRPVTGETIFELGSVSKTFAATVAALAEQRGVLDLHQPVSTYLDELKGSPFDRISVMDLATHTNKGLSLFTPKHTKSEAELLSYLGNDWEPLEGGDVRSYSNMGIGLLGAATASAMKTTYPQALEETLSLMGLSSTGVDVRESLMGNYAYGYARKGNKPIRSSTGIFGAQSYSVKSTANDMLAYLDYQLGESNLPSEINAAVERTHQGQTKTDYFTQAMVWERYPWPAPRAALEVASTFKYAGNPHPVGRLEKPETSKEAVFIHKTGSTRGFGAYIAMVPSERLGIVVLANKIYPNGERVKAALALTEEVLN, encoded by the coding sequence ATGATTAGAAAAACCGGTTTTGCAGCAACTGCTGCCTTTCTACTTCTCACCGTGTCGGCGCAGGCTTTCACACAGGATGAATTCGATAGGGCAGTCGAGGAAATCTTTAGCCCCCTCATGGAGACCTTTGATATTCCCGGCCTCGCCGTTGGCATAACCTATCAAGGCAAGCACTATACATATTCACAGGGACTGGCAGAGCGTAAAAACCGGCGCCCCGTGACAGGGGAAACAATTTTTGAACTTGGCTCGGTAAGCAAGACATTTGCCGCAACAGTCGCCGCACTGGCTGAGCAACGCGGCGTGCTGGACTTGCACCAGCCCGTGTCCACGTACCTTGACGAGCTGAAAGGAAGCCCGTTCGATCGGATCTCTGTCATGGATCTGGCCACCCACACGAATAAGGGCCTCTCCCTTTTCACCCCCAAGCACACCAAGAGTGAAGCAGAACTTTTGAGCTATCTGGGCAATGACTGGGAGCCCCTTGAAGGCGGGGACGTGAGAAGCTATTCCAATATGGGCATTGGCCTTTTGGGCGCGGCGACCGCAAGCGCTATGAAAACCACCTATCCTCAGGCGCTGGAAGAAACGCTCTCCCTCATGGGCCTTTCCAGCACAGGCGTAGACGTTCGTGAAAGCTTGATGGGTAATTACGCCTACGGGTATGCGCGCAAAGGCAACAAACCCATCCGCTCCTCCACTGGAATTTTTGGAGCGCAGTCCTACTCTGTGAAATCCACCGCAAACGATATGCTGGCCTATCTTGACTACCAATTGGGAGAAAGCAATCTGCCAAGCGAGATCAATGCTGCCGTGGAGCGCACCCACCAAGGGCAAACGAAGACGGACTATTTTACTCAAGCGATGGTGTGGGAACGTTACCCGTGGCCTGCACCCCGTGCGGCGTTGGAGGTGGCATCCACCTTTAAATACGCAGGAAACCCGCATCCGGTGGGCAGACTTGAGAAGCCTGAGACGTCAAAAGAGGCCGTCTTTATTCATAAAACAGGATCCACTCGCGGATTCGGTGCTTATATTGCTATGGTCCCAAGCGAGCGGCTGGGCATTGTGGTGCTGGCCAACAAGATTTACCCCAATGGTGAGCGCGTCAAGGCCGCCCTTGCCCTTACCGAGGAAGTTCTGAATTAG
- a CDS encoding HpcH/HpaI aldolase family protein: MTIKSMLFEKLTAGEVVVGGWSTLGQSALCELYARAGYSAVTLDTQHGQITDEELREAVVSLAHCGVDPVMRIRVGDFAKASWALDLGVHAIIAPMINTVEDAKKLVEFTKYPPVGARSYGPLGAARLQGTDEQTYFKDANSRILCLAMIESEEALCNLDDIIKVEGLDGVFVGPSDLSISITSGVSVDPFSRRSETLHENIAEKAVEHGKIAGIYAITPKHARDCAKAGYTFICYGTDVVLFNEAASAAANVLAE, encoded by the coding sequence ATGACGATCAAATCTATGCTTTTTGAAAAACTGACAGCAGGCGAGGTTGTTGTGGGGGGCTGGTCCACACTCGGGCAAAGCGCCTTGTGCGAACTTTATGCACGGGCGGGCTATAGCGCTGTCACTCTGGATACCCAGCATGGTCAGATTACTGATGAGGAACTGCGCGAAGCCGTGGTGAGCTTGGCCCATTGCGGTGTCGATCCGGTCATGCGCATTCGCGTGGGGGATTTTGCAAAGGCCAGCTGGGCGCTGGACCTTGGCGTGCATGCGATCATCGCGCCCATGATCAACACGGTGGAAGACGCTAAAAAACTGGTGGAGTTCACCAAGTACCCACCTGTGGGTGCGCGCAGTTATGGTCCGCTGGGAGCTGCCCGCCTTCAAGGAACTGACGAGCAAACCTACTTTAAAGACGCTAACTCCCGCATTTTGTGTTTGGCCATGATCGAAAGTGAAGAGGCGCTGTGCAATCTGGATGATATTATCAAGGTTGAGGGGCTGGACGGCGTTTTCGTCGGCCCTTCCGACCTTTCAATTTCCATCACCAGCGGTGTGAGTGTGGACCCCTTCTCAAGGCGTTCCGAAACACTGCACGAAAACATCGCCGAAAAGGCAGTGGAACATGGAAAGATCGCCGGTATCTACGCCATAACCCCCAAACACGCCCGCGATTGCGCCAAAGCCGGATACACCTTCATTTGCTACGGAACAGACGTGGTTCTGTTTAACGAGGCAGCCAGTGCGGCTGCAAATGTGCTGGCGGAGTGA
- a CDS encoding lysophospholipid acyltransferase family protein yields the protein MSILRTILFNIVFYLSTIVYLIVISPILALPRKKGLWVYPWWGLMARFQLRWIGGIKSEILDVDRIPKGGCIVAIKHQSSWEAITLYSLFQDSAYIIKRDLTYVPLTGWYLLKYKFITVHRGERSLTVAKMIDDAKTAINDGRTIVIFPEGTRQPLGAAPKYKLGICNLYNELGCPVIPIAVNSGAYWPRHGFFCPPGTIRAQVLPAIPPNLPQDEFMKILTESLEEASNRLLDQAEAETPDNHYIKEARERQKQWQANDGSDFPS from the coding sequence ATGAGTATCCTAAGAACTATCCTTTTCAATATTGTGTTTTACCTATCAACTATTGTGTACCTTATTGTAATCTCTCCCATTCTTGCTTTACCGCGTAAAAAAGGCCTTTGGGTTTACCCTTGGTGGGGTCTTATGGCCCGCTTCCAGCTTCGGTGGATCGGCGGTATAAAATCGGAAATTTTGGATGTAGACAGAATTCCTAAAGGGGGCTGCATAGTTGCCATTAAACACCAATCCTCATGGGAAGCGATTACCCTTTACTCCCTGTTTCAAGATTCCGCATACATCATCAAACGTGACCTTACCTATGTCCCGCTGACAGGTTGGTATTTACTGAAGTACAAGTTTATAACCGTGCATCGGGGGGAGCGATCCCTCACCGTTGCAAAAATGATTGATGATGCCAAAACAGCAATCAATGACGGGCGAACTATTGTTATATTCCCGGAAGGGACCCGCCAACCTCTTGGGGCCGCTCCAAAATATAAGCTTGGCATCTGTAACCTCTACAATGAGTTGGGGTGCCCCGTTATTCCCATCGCAGTGAACTCAGGCGCCTACTGGCCGCGGCACGGTTTTTTCTGCCCACCTGGAACCATTCGGGCACAGGTTCTTCCTGCTATCCCTCCGAATTTGCCTCAAGACGAATTCATGAAAATTCTTACGGAGAGTCTCGAAGAAGCATCAAACCGGCTTCTGGATCAGGCAGAAGCTGAAACACCAGACAATCACTATATTAAAGAAGCGCGGGAGCGGCAAAAGCAGTGGCAAGCGAACGACGGGAGTGATTTCCCCAGCTGA
- the purS gene encoding phosphoribosylformylglycinamidine synthase subunit PurS, producing the protein MKARVTVTLKNGVLDPQGKAIEGSLGSLGFEGIAGVRQGKVFDLEISERDQEAAKADIEKMCEKLLANTVIENYAIEIL; encoded by the coding sequence ATGAAGGCACGCGTAACCGTGACACTCAAAAACGGCGTTCTTGACCCACAAGGAAAAGCAATTGAAGGCTCACTTGGCTCGCTGGGTTTTGAGGGCATTGCCGGAGTTCGTCAGGGAAAGGTTTTTGATCTGGAAATTTCTGAACGCGATCAAGAAGCCGCCAAAGCCGATATTGAAAAGATGTGCGAGAAGCTGCTGGCCAATACGGTGATTGAAAACTACGCAATCGAAATTCTCTAG
- the rpe gene encoding ribulose-phosphate 3-epimerase — MTNPLVIAPSVLAADFSKLGQEVKDVSKAGADWIHLDVMDGHFVPNISFGPAVISSIRPHSDKIFDTHLMIEPCDPYLEAFAKAGSDYITVHAEATKHLHRSLQAIRGLGKKAGVSLNPSTPESTLEYVLDSLDMILIMTVNPGFGGQKFIEGMVEKTRRVKQMIGDRPIRIQIDGGITPETAPLVTNAGADTLVAGSAVFKGGSVDSYRANMDAIRKACA; from the coding sequence ATGACCAATCCACTCGTTATCGCCCCTTCAGTTCTTGCCGCTGATTTTTCCAAGCTCGGACAGGAAGTCAAAGATGTCTCCAAGGCCGGTGCCGACTGGATCCATCTGGACGTGATGGATGGGCATTTTGTTCCCAACATCAGCTTTGGCCCCGCTGTTATCTCTTCCATTCGCCCGCATAGTGACAAGATTTTCGACACCCATTTGATGATCGAACCCTGCGACCCTTATCTGGAAGCCTTTGCCAAGGCCGGGTCCGACTACATCACCGTTCATGCAGAAGCCACAAAACACCTGCATCGTTCATTGCAGGCCATTCGTGGTCTAGGCAAAAAGGCAGGGGTTTCCTTGAACCCGTCCACGCCAGAAAGCACACTGGAATACGTTCTGGACAGCCTCGACATGATTTTGATCATGACAGTAAACCCCGGATTTGGTGGCCAGAAGTTTATTGAGGGTATGGTGGAGAAGACCCGCCGTGTGAAACAAATGATCGGGGATCGCCCGATCCGCATCCAGATTGATGGCGGCATCACCCCTGAAACGGCCCCGCTGGTGACGAACGCCGGAGCCGACACACTCGTGGCTGGATCTGCTGTGTTTAAAGGCGGCAGCGTAGACAGCTACCGCGCCAACATGGACGCGATTAGAAAAGCGTGCGCCTAA
- the purQ gene encoding phosphoribosylformylglycinamidine synthase subunit PurQ, with protein MKSVVILFPGSNRDRDMIKALEQISGKPVATVWHTETVLPDADLVVLPGGFSYGDYLRSGAIAARSPIMGAIKAAAEQGRHVMGVCNGFQMLTEAELLPGALMRNASLHFVCKEVKLETVNTNTAFTAGMEKGAVWRCPVAHHDGNYFADAQTLKQIEDHGQVAFRYAEGTNPNGSINDIAGVTNAKGNVLGMMPHPENLIENLHGGLEGRALFESAFANIAA; from the coding sequence ATGAAATCAGTGGTTATCCTCTTTCCCGGCTCCAACCGTGATCGCGATATGATCAAGGCGCTGGAGCAGATTTCCGGCAAGCCCGTTGCCACCGTATGGCATACGGAAACAGTTCTTCCAGATGCGGATCTGGTTGTCCTGCCCGGCGGCTTTTCCTATGGCGATTACTTGCGCTCCGGCGCTATTGCTGCCCGCTCCCCTATCATGGGCGCTATCAAGGCAGCAGCGGAGCAAGGACGCCATGTAATGGGCGTTTGTAATGGCTTCCAGATGCTCACCGAAGCGGAACTTTTGCCCGGTGCCTTGATGCGCAATGCCTCCTTGCACTTCGTTTGTAAGGAAGTGAAGCTGGAGACGGTGAACACCAACACAGCCTTTACTGCTGGCATGGAAAAGGGCGCGGTATGGCGCTGCCCTGTTGCCCACCATGACGGCAACTACTTTGCAGACGCTCAGACCCTCAAGCAGATTGAGGATCACGGACAGGTCGCCTTCCGCTATGCAGAGGGAACCAACCCCAACGGCTCCATCAACGACATTGCGGGCGTGACCAACGCAAAAGGCAATGTGCTGGGTATGATGCCCCACCCTGAAAACCTGATTGAAAACCTGCATGGCGGCCTTGAAGGGCGCGCCTTGTTTGAAAGCGCATTTGCCAACATTGCGGCTTAA